From the Ensifer adhaerens genome, the window CTCGCTGATCTGCCGGCGGATGTGGGTGGAAATGTCGCGCGGATTGTCGGCGGTATAGGCCTCGCGGCCACCGAAAAGCAGCCGTCCGTCGCGAGACTTGCGGAAATAGCGCACGACGAAGCGCGAATCGTCGACGGACTCGCCGCCGGGAATGACGGTCGGGTGATCCGAAAGCACAGTCGTCGCGCCGATGAAGGAGCGGATCGGCATGACGTGGCTGGCGCTCACCGGTTCCAGATTGCCGATATAGGCGTTGCAGGCGACGAGCACGCGGTCGGCGGTGATCGTGCCGCGGTCGGTGGTGATGACGATTGCGCCGCTTTGGCGGTCGATCTTCAGGGCCATCGTCTGTTCGAAGAGATTGGCGCCTGCAAGTGCCGCCTGCTTCGCAAGGCCCACCAGCAGCTTCATCGGATGGATATGGCCGGTGCCGGCATCGCGGATGCCGAAGTGGTAATGATCAGACCCCAGCCGGCTTGCGGTTTCCTCGCGCTCCATGAAGGAAAGATGCGGATAGCCGAAGCGTGTCGCCATCGCTTCCGCATGGTCGCGATAGTCCTTCTCCAGGCTCTTCTTGTGGCTGACCGAAAGTTGACCCGGCACGAACTCGATGTCGACGTCGTGCGCTTTTGCAAAGTCGAGCACGTAGCGCTTGGCATTTTCGGCCATATCGAACAGGGCTTGCGCACGCTCATGGCCGAGGCTTTCCTCGGTCTCGTCCGCCCAGGCGCGTTGCCCGGTGCCGAACTGGCCGCCATTGCGGCCAGAGGCACCGTCGCCGAAGCGGCAGGCGTCGATTACTGTGACGTCGACGCCTTCTTTCGCAAGGT encodes:
- a CDS encoding NAD(P)/FAD-dependent oxidoreductase — encoded protein: MPWQSPISPGYSWYEATVPDRPEYPAMPGSRKADVAIIGGGYTGLQAAWNLAKEGVDVTVIDACRFGDGASGRNGGQFGTGQRAWADETEESLGHERAQALFDMAENAKRYVLDFAKAHDVDIEFVPGQLSVSHKKSLEKDYRDHAEAMATRFGYPHLSFMEREETASRLGSDHYHFGIRDAGTGHIHPMKLLVGLAKQAALAGANLFEQTMALKIDRQSGAIVITTDRGTITADRVLVACNAYIGNLEPVSASHVMPIRSFIGATTVLSDHPTVIPGGESVDDSRFVVRYFRKSRDGRLLFGGREAYTADNPRDISTHIRRQISEIYPELANIEITHAWGGSVGITMPRTPFCREVMPGVTSIGGYSGHGVMLSNYCGKLYADLALGKDTELDLLKALKIPAFPGGTRFRSALLFLALSWYALRDRF